One window from the genome of Pyxicephalus adspersus chromosome 6, UCB_Pads_2.0, whole genome shotgun sequence encodes:
- the LOC140333240 gene encoding keratin, type I cytoskeletal 19-like, with protein sequence MSYSTRQSTISTSYRGLGSGIGGGAGRVSFKAPSVHGGYGGQGVSVSSARFVSSGYGGGLGSGFGGGYSSGGGYGSGGGYGSSYSVSVSGDALLSGNEKETMQNLNDRLASYLDKVRSLEEANSSLELKIREWYEKQGPSPTRDYSPYFKTIEDLRDKILAATIDNSKIVLQVDNARLAADDFRTKFENELALRQSVEADINGLRRVLDELTLARADLELQIETLKEELAYLKKNHEEEMNALRGQVGGQVSVEVDSAPGVDLSKILSDMREQYEHMAEKNRKDAEAWFFSKTEELNKEVAGHTEQIQTSKTEITDLRRTLQGLEIELQSQLSMKSSLESTLAETEQRYGAQLAQIQALISSLEAQLGDLRSDMERQNFEYKQLMDIKTRLEQEIATYRQLLEGHDSKLVVGTTKDVKIERR encoded by the exons ATGTCTTACAGCACCCGCCAGAGCACCATCTCCACCTCTTACAGAGGTCTGGGTAGTGGCATTGGTGGAGGAGCAGGGAGGGTCTCCTTCAAAGCCCCAAGTGTTCATGGTGGATATGGAGGACAAGGGGTTTCTGTGTCTTCTGCCCGCTTTGTCTCCTCTGGATATGGTGGTGGTCTAGGCAGCGGTTTTGGTGGTGGCTATAGCTCTGGTGGTGGCTATGGCTCTGGTGGTGGCTATGGAAGCAGCTATAGTGTCAGTGTATCAGGGGATGCCCTGCTGTCTGGCAATGAGAAGGAGACCATGCAGAACCTGAACGACCGTTTGGCCTCCTACTTGGACAAGGTGCGCTCATTGGAGGAGGCCAACTCATCCCTAGAGTTGAAGATCCGGGAGTGGTACGAAAAGCAAGGACCCAGCCCAACCCGTGACTACAGCCCCTACTTCAAGACCATCGAGGACCTCAGAGATAAG ATCCTTGCTGCTACCATTGACAACTCCAAGATTGTTCTGCAAGTGGACAATGCCAGGCTGGCAGCTGATGACTTCAGAACTAA GTTTGAAAATGAGCTCGCTCTTCGCCAGAGTGTGGAAGCTGACATCAATGGCCTTCGTAGAGTACTGGATGAGCTAACCTTGGCCAGAGCTGACCTGGAGCTCCAGATTGAAACCCTGAAGGAGGAACTGGCCTACCTAAAGAAGAACCATGAGGAG GAAATGAACGCATTACGTGGACAAGTAGGTGGACAAGTCAGTGTTGAAGTGGACTCAGCCCCAGGTGTGGATCTTTCAAAGATTTTGAGCGATATGAGAGAACAATATGAACATATGGCTGAAAAGAACCGCAAGGATGCTGAAGCCTGGTTCTTCAGTAAG ACTGAAGAATTAAACAAGGAAGTCGCTGGACACACAGAACAGATACAGACCAGCAAGACAGAAATCACAGACCTTAGGCGCACACTCCAAGGCTTAGAAATAGAACTCCAGTCCCAACTCAGCATG AAATCATCCCTTGAATCAACACTGGCAGAAACAGAGCAGCGGTATGGTGCACAATTGGCACAGATACAGGCGCTCATCAGTAGTTTGGAAGCACAACTTGGCGATCTGAGATCAGACATGGAACGTCAGAACTTTGAGTACAAACAGCTCATGGACATTAAAACACGTCTTGAACAGGAGATTGCCACATACCGTCAGCTCCTGGAAGGACATGACTCAAA gttgGTGGTGGGCACAACAAAAGATG TTAAAATTGAAAGAAGATGA